From a region of the Microterricola gilva genome:
- a CDS encoding multifunctional oxoglutarate decarboxylase/oxoglutarate dehydrogenase thiamine pyrophosphate-binding subunit/dihydrolipoyllysine-residue succinyltransferase subunit — MSSQLTGSGSDETTSEEFGANEWLVDEMYERFLVDKNSVDQSWWSILENYTPKAAQDAEAPAAAAVEPRPVTAPISVIGSQPAAKTTSVAPKPEPVPADAPITTPQQVIATEQPASTPDEIVPLRGMAKTLAVNMDASLSVPTATSVRTIPAKLMIDNRIVINNHLKRARGGKISFTHLIGWALIQALKVFPSQNVYYTEVDGKPSVVKPAHVGLGIAIDIPKPDGSRALLVPAIKRADTMTFSEYLAAYEDLVKRARGNKLTADDFNGASISLTNPGGIGTVHSVPRLMKGAGCIIGAGALEYPAEFQGSSEKTLANLAIGKTITLTSTYDHRVIQGAGSGEFLKIVHELLTGQRTFYSDIFAALRIPYAPIEWAPDISVDLASAIDKTARVQELINAFRVRGHLMADIDPLEYVQRSHPDLDIATHGLTFWDLDREFVTGGFGEKRSALLRDILGVLRDSYCRTTGIEYMHIQDPVQRRWVQSKVERKYEKPTHDEQLRILGKLNEAEAFETFLQTKYVGQKRFSLEGGESTIALLDAILAGAAEAGLDEAAIGMAHRGRLNVLTNIAGKTYGQVFQEFEGTASNKNVHGSGDVKYHLGTEGVFRSSTGAQIPVYLAANPSHLEAVDGVLEGIVRAKQDRKPIGTFSTLPILVHGDAAMAGQGVVLETLQMSQLRAYRTGGTIHVVVNNQVGFTTPPGEARTSVYSTDVAKTIQAPIFHVNGDDPEAVVRVAELAFEYRQEFKRDVVIDLICYRRRGHNEGDDPSMTQPLMYNLIEAKRSVRKLYTEALVGRGDITEEEYEASHRDFQDRLERAFMETHAAQTGSMTVVNPMSNGETDDAVGVPEVTGVSEAVVHLIGDAFNNKPAGFTVHNKLQQLLQKRLDMSRNGNIDWGFGELLALGSLLLEGTPVRFAGQDARRGTFVQRHAVLHDRVNGQEWLPLANVSDNQARFWIYDTLLSEYAALAFEYGYSVERADALVLWEAQFGDFANGAQTVIDEFISSAEQKWGQRSSVVMLLPHGYEGQGPDHSSARIERFLQLCAENNMTVARPSTPASYFHLLRRQAYQRPRRPLVVFTPKAMLRLRGASSEVADFTSGAFEPVIDDARITDKAAVKRVLFMAGKIYYDLRSELEKNPNDQIALVRMEQYYPLPAAELKAVVEQYPDAELYWVQDEPENQGAWPFFCLETAKIGQRPVGVVSRPASASPAAGSAKRHAAEQAELLRAALTLE; from the coding sequence GTGTCGAGCCAGTTGACCGGGTCGGGTTCCGACGAAACAACGTCGGAAGAATTTGGGGCCAATGAATGGCTCGTCGACGAGATGTATGAACGATTCCTCGTCGATAAGAATTCGGTCGACCAGTCGTGGTGGTCGATTCTCGAGAACTACACGCCCAAGGCGGCGCAGGACGCCGAGGCGCCCGCCGCAGCAGCGGTCGAGCCGCGCCCCGTCACCGCACCGATCTCCGTGATCGGCAGCCAGCCGGCGGCCAAGACCACCTCCGTCGCCCCGAAGCCGGAGCCCGTGCCGGCCGACGCGCCGATCACGACCCCGCAGCAGGTGATCGCCACCGAGCAGCCGGCGAGCACCCCCGACGAGATCGTGCCGTTGCGCGGCATGGCGAAGACCCTCGCCGTGAACATGGACGCCAGCCTGAGCGTGCCGACCGCGACCAGCGTCCGCACCATCCCGGCGAAGCTGATGATCGACAACCGCATCGTCATCAACAACCACCTCAAGCGCGCCCGCGGCGGCAAGATCTCCTTCACCCACCTCATCGGCTGGGCGCTGATCCAGGCCCTCAAGGTGTTCCCGAGCCAGAACGTGTACTACACGGAGGTCGACGGCAAGCCATCGGTCGTCAAGCCGGCACACGTCGGCCTCGGCATCGCCATCGACATCCCCAAGCCCGACGGCTCGCGTGCCCTCTTGGTCCCGGCCATCAAGCGCGCAGACACGATGACCTTCAGCGAGTACCTCGCGGCCTACGAAGACCTGGTCAAGCGTGCCCGCGGCAACAAGCTCACCGCCGACGACTTCAACGGCGCATCGATCTCGCTGACCAACCCGGGCGGAATCGGAACCGTGCACTCTGTGCCGCGTCTGATGAAGGGCGCCGGCTGCATCATCGGCGCGGGTGCGCTCGAGTACCCCGCCGAGTTCCAGGGTTCGAGCGAGAAGACCCTCGCCAACCTCGCCATCGGCAAGACCATCACGCTGACCAGCACCTACGACCACCGCGTCATCCAGGGTGCCGGCTCCGGCGAGTTCCTGAAGATCGTGCACGAGCTGCTCACCGGCCAGCGCACCTTCTACAGCGACATCTTCGCCGCCCTGCGCATCCCCTACGCCCCGATCGAGTGGGCGCCCGACATCAGCGTCGACCTGGCCAGCGCCATCGACAAGACCGCCCGCGTGCAGGAGCTCATCAACGCCTTCCGCGTCCGCGGTCACCTGATGGCCGACATCGACCCGCTCGAGTACGTGCAGCGCTCGCACCCCGACCTCGACATCGCGACCCACGGGCTCACCTTCTGGGACCTCGACCGCGAGTTCGTCACCGGCGGCTTCGGCGAGAAGCGCTCCGCACTGCTGCGTGACATCCTCGGCGTGCTGCGCGACTCCTACTGCCGCACGACCGGCATCGAGTACATGCACATCCAGGACCCAGTGCAGCGTCGCTGGGTGCAGTCGAAGGTCGAGCGCAAGTACGAGAAGCCGACGCACGACGAGCAGCTGCGCATCCTCGGCAAGCTCAACGAGGCCGAGGCGTTCGAGACCTTCCTGCAGACCAAGTACGTCGGCCAGAAGCGATTCAGCCTCGAGGGCGGCGAATCGACGATCGCCCTGCTCGACGCGATCCTCGCCGGCGCTGCAGAGGCCGGCCTCGACGAGGCCGCCATCGGCATGGCCCACCGCGGCCGCCTGAACGTGCTCACCAACATCGCGGGCAAGACCTACGGTCAGGTGTTCCAGGAGTTCGAGGGCACCGCAAGCAACAAGAACGTTCACGGCTCGGGCGACGTCAAGTACCACCTCGGCACTGAGGGCGTCTTCCGCAGCAGCACGGGCGCCCAGATCCCGGTGTACCTGGCAGCCAACCCCTCGCACCTCGAGGCCGTCGACGGCGTGCTCGAGGGCATCGTCCGCGCCAAGCAGGACCGCAAGCCGATCGGCACCTTCTCCACGCTGCCGATCCTCGTGCACGGTGATGCGGCCATGGCCGGTCAGGGCGTCGTGCTCGAGACCCTGCAGATGTCGCAGCTGCGTGCGTACCGCACGGGCGGAACCATCCACGTGGTCGTGAACAACCAGGTCGGTTTCACGACGCCTCCTGGCGAGGCACGCACCTCCGTGTACTCGACCGATGTCGCCAAGACGATCCAGGCCCCGATCTTCCACGTGAACGGCGATGACCCTGAGGCCGTCGTGCGGGTGGCCGAGCTCGCGTTCGAGTACCGCCAGGAGTTCAAGCGGGACGTCGTGATCGACCTCATCTGCTACCGCCGCCGCGGTCACAACGAGGGCGACGACCCCTCGATGACGCAGCCGCTGATGTACAACCTGATCGAGGCCAAGCGCTCGGTGCGCAAGCTCTACACCGAGGCCCTCGTCGGCCGCGGCGACATCACCGAGGAAGAGTACGAGGCATCGCACCGCGACTTCCAGGACCGCCTGGAGCGCGCCTTCATGGAGACGCACGCCGCACAGACTGGTTCGATGACCGTCGTCAACCCGATGAGCAACGGCGAGACGGATGACGCGGTCGGCGTCCCAGAGGTCACCGGCGTCTCCGAGGCCGTCGTGCACCTGATCGGTGACGCGTTCAACAACAAGCCGGCCGGTTTCACCGTGCACAACAAGCTGCAGCAGCTGCTGCAGAAGCGTCTCGACATGAGCCGCAACGGCAACATCGACTGGGGCTTCGGCGAGCTGCTCGCCCTCGGCTCCCTGCTGCTCGAGGGAACCCCGGTTCGCTTTGCAGGACAGGATGCCCGCCGCGGCACCTTCGTGCAGCGCCACGCCGTTCTGCACGACCGCGTCAACGGCCAGGAATGGCTGCCGCTGGCCAACGTCAGCGACAACCAGGCCCGGTTCTGGATCTACGACACGCTGCTCAGCGAGTACGCCGCCCTCGCCTTCGAGTACGGCTACTCGGTTGAGCGCGCAGACGCCCTCGTGCTCTGGGAGGCCCAGTTCGGTGACTTCGCCAACGGCGCCCAGACCGTCATCGACGAGTTCATCTCCTCCGCCGAGCAGAAGTGGGGCCAGCGCTCGAGCGTCGTCATGCTGCTCCCGCACGGCTACGAGGGCCAGGGTCCCGACCACTCCTCCGCACGCATCGAGCGCTTCCTGCAGCTCTGCGCGGAGAACAACATGACCGTCGCACGCCCGTCGACGCCCGCGTCGTACTTCCACCTGCTGCGCCGCCAGGCCTACCAGCGCCCGCGCCGTCCGCTCGTCGTCTTCACTCCGAAGGCCATGCTGCGTCTGCGCGGCGCATCCAGCGAGGTCGCCGACTTCACCAGCGGTGCCTTCGAACCGGTGATCGACGATGCCCGCATCACCGACAAGGCCGCGGTCAAGCGCGTGCTGTTCATGGCGGGCAAGATCTACTACGACCTGCGCAGCGAGCTCGAGAAGAACCCGAACGACCAGATCGCCCTCGTGCGCATGGAGCAGTACTACCCGCTCCCAGCGGCCGAGCTCAAGGCGGTCGTCGAGCAGTACCCGGACGCCGAGCTGTACTGGGTGCAGGACGAGCCGGAGAACCAGGGCGCATGGCCGTTCTTCTGCCTCGAGACGGCCAAGATAGGCCAGCGTCCCGTCGGTGTCGTGTCGCGCCCGGCATCCGCCTCGCCCGCTGCCGGCTCGGCCAAGCGCCACGCGGCCGAGCAGGCCGAACTGCTGCGCGCCGCCCTCACCCTGGAGTAG